A single Streptomyces sp. 2114.4 DNA region contains:
- a CDS encoding ALF repeat-containing protein, with the protein MKQGMRLVVARTVAAVGPIEKQAGRAALDADTPNTLRQFITTGDTQARTQDERVRAAQLADPGNHNTGPQLKAAARIALEGPTDLLHAFIVVGQYKTQRQDQLGATHEAQVQQLIDQAARVAATAQKNAAEACNAAATAGRRTATEAAGYAKQAQQAAKDAQKYPAQADGYATQAEQSAKYAAASASTARKAQQNAASAAAAAVTSAAHAQFSADAARSSADSAWTAAPQARSSATAAGKDATAAAQAATAAYRAAVTKQRQQDARWRQIVADRRKKPAEQEHDDDRWIPDWLADAAHTVGDYGKAIFGNPDIWAGLGETGLGVLGIGIGGTGDAAGGALCITIVGCLEGAPAIVSSTSLAGAGIFGVGDGVSRFSDGLGQALRDAQSTGRTSAGGANEQRAMDLVMENASYGNQLPRNEGPTVARFRWVGEMEQTVDGVEVHYVYNTKTREAADFKFKDRSQ; encoded by the coding sequence ATGAAGCAGGGCATGCGCCTGGTCGTCGCCAGGACCGTCGCAGCCGTCGGCCCGATCGAAAAGCAAGCCGGCCGCGCCGCACTGGACGCCGACACCCCCAATACCCTGCGCCAGTTCATCACCACAGGTGACACACAGGCCCGCACCCAGGACGAACGCGTCCGCGCCGCCCAACTCGCTGACCCTGGCAACCACAACACCGGCCCACAGCTGAAGGCCGCGGCGCGCATCGCCCTGGAGGGCCCCACCGACCTGCTCCACGCCTTCATCGTTGTCGGCCAGTACAAGACCCAGCGCCAAGACCAACTCGGCGCCACCCACGAGGCACAGGTCCAGCAGCTGATCGACCAGGCCGCGCGCGTCGCCGCCACAGCACAGAAGAACGCGGCTGAAGCATGCAACGCGGCGGCCACCGCCGGCAGGAGGACAGCAACTGAAGCCGCCGGATACGCCAAACAAGCCCAGCAGGCCGCCAAGGACGCCCAGAAGTACCCGGCCCAGGCCGACGGGTATGCCACCCAGGCCGAACAGTCCGCAAAATACGCCGCCGCATCAGCCAGCACTGCGCGCAAGGCCCAGCAGAACGCCGCAAGTGCAGCCGCCGCAGCCGTCACCTCCGCCGCCCATGCACAGTTCTCGGCCGACGCCGCCCGCAGCTCCGCCGACTCGGCCTGGACCGCAGCCCCACAAGCACGCAGCTCAGCCACGGCAGCAGGTAAGGATGCGACCGCCGCCGCACAGGCCGCGACCGCGGCCTACCGCGCCGCAGTCACCAAACAGCGGCAACAGGACGCGCGGTGGCGTCAGATCGTAGCCGACCGGCGCAAGAAGCCGGCCGAGCAGGAACACGACGACGACCGCTGGATTCCCGATTGGCTCGCGGACGCCGCCCACACGGTCGGCGATTACGGAAAGGCCATCTTCGGCAACCCGGACATCTGGGCGGGACTGGGCGAGACCGGGCTCGGTGTCTTGGGCATCGGCATAGGCGGCACTGGTGACGCGGCAGGCGGCGCCCTGTGTATCACCATAGTCGGCTGCCTGGAAGGTGCCCCTGCCATCGTGTCCAGCACGTCGCTGGCAGGCGCTGGAATCTTCGGTGTCGGCGATGGCGTCAGCCGCTTCAGCGACGGTCTCGGACAAGCCCTGCGTGACGCGCAATCGACAGGTCGGACGTCGGCCGGCGGCGCCAACGAGCAGCGCGCCATGGACCTGGTCATGGAGAACGCCAGCTACGGCAATCAACTGCCCCGTAATGAAGGACCCACGGTGGCCCGCTTCAGATGGGTGGGTGAAATGGAACAAACGGTGGATGGCGTTGAAGTGCACTACGTCTACAACACGAAGACGCGGGAGGCGGCCGATTTCAAGTTCAAGGACCGGAGCCAATGA
- the fabG gene encoding 3-oxoacyl-ACP reductase FabG, protein MSTTEQRVAIVTGAARGIGAATAVRLAAEGRAVAVLDLDEAACKDTVETITKAGGKAIAVGCDVSDAEQVDAAVARVASELGAPTVLVNNAGVLRDNLLFKMSETDWDTVMNVHLRGAFLMSRACQKHMVDAKFGRIVNLSSSSALGNRGQVNYSAAKAGLQGFTKTLAIELGKFGVTANAVAPGFIVTDMTAATAERVGMGFEEFQAAAATQIPVQRVGRPEDIANAIAFFTGEAAGFVSGQVMYVAGGPLN, encoded by the coding sequence ATGTCCACCACCGAGCAGCGCGTTGCCATCGTGACGGGCGCGGCCCGCGGTATCGGCGCGGCCACCGCCGTCCGCCTGGCCGCCGAGGGGCGCGCGGTCGCCGTACTCGACCTCGACGAGGCGGCGTGCAAGGACACCGTCGAGACGATCACCAAGGCCGGCGGCAAGGCCATCGCGGTCGGCTGCGACGTCTCCGACGCCGAGCAGGTCGACGCGGCGGTCGCCCGTGTCGCGTCCGAGCTCGGTGCCCCGACGGTCCTCGTCAACAACGCCGGTGTGCTCCGCGACAACCTGCTGTTCAAGATGAGTGAGACCGACTGGGACACGGTCATGAACGTGCACCTGCGCGGTGCCTTCCTGATGTCCCGCGCCTGCCAGAAGCACATGGTGGACGCCAAGTTCGGCCGGATCGTGAACCTCTCCTCCAGCTCGGCGCTCGGCAACCGCGGCCAGGTCAACTACTCGGCGGCCAAGGCCGGTCTCCAGGGATTCACCAAGACGCTCGCCATCGAACTCGGCAAGTTCGGCGTCACCGCCAATGCCGTCGCCCCCGGTTTCATCGTCACCGACATGACCGCCGCCACCGCCGAGCGCGTCGGCATGGGCTTCGAGGAGTTCCAGGCCGCGGCCGCCACCCAGATCCCGGTGCAGCGGGTCGGCCGCCCCGAGGACATCGCCAACGCCATCGCCTTCTTCACCGGTGAGGCGGCCGGCTTTGTGTCCGGCCAGGTCATGTACGTCGCCGGCGGCCCGCTCAACTGA
- a CDS encoding ALF repeat-containing protein — MSTTAAVAAPSAAAAEAQPPLSERARAVEAWRTGGRATREAAERALTGSDADITAFLGEGRRLAAEEDDRLTVLRMLNSSGKGVRDAAQEALKTPEATREFLASGIRKPFADDQRVAVLQAMNDGAKAVKEAGQKALDDGSADALAGFLASGQYKAQREDDRVETLKILNDGGPEVKKAAQAALGGSAEDIKEFLDNGQHVARSRDQETLTVTQLADAAAEAGKRAKRETDAAKEAASRAEDAARQAKEAAQRAARETAAAKDDSQRAAGAAGRAADAADAAASASRTAIQAANTATSAARTAANAASAAASAAAAAGQAASRAYQSANAAAQDASQASAARKAAQDARAAASGARTAADAALNAMKAVFNAVNSAQSAASAGTHAAAAATAAAEAGAYSATAGAEAHRAAVAAVRARRAAATATRAANAAETLANTAAAAAKEANTAADSAAKHADAAADAAEDAAQHAGQADRWADKAKKCATAAISAANDAVKAAQQARTVEQTARKAEAAELDADKDQAVQAAEDLKNKDKEQDEDLSWERAESARQDKETEQLLAEATAKDTDAGTAVIKGRRAAMRLMGTGGPWTQQAAADALSGAGADVQQWLLAGRRIAAEQDDRARVGHLADSDRPKVRKAALVALSGSPDDIKEFLTTGQHTAQADDYRVEILQLMKDGGPSVNERGSAAIDAGTAERLRDFLDVGQYAAREVDDRAETLRIMNQGGARVKAAAEVALAGPPSMLRDFVGVAHFKAAKQDFDAAVHVAEVNRLVANAQRSAATAKKNAAQAAEAEARARHAKDEANKYAKQALDSATEAQGYADDAKKSAHDADVSAESAADSARLAKQAAASAGRAAVAATTSANRASSSAAQARTYADLAYASAESARKSARDANKDAAEAAKAATEAVEIAAEKWRKEDAERRKDTSEPSGGKGAGTVDALKDYENGSTLLSFDGTCYLNGVPLPDKLGIGSCEALAADFDRWVGDNADHLRMDTFKDRDDAAAMLLAGYCSWTSNSIFSDAGNSDKCGPELMKQLQNTPAVEPYLENGIGSGLAKLFKPLGRKLGWRWLGGFSRPLGQLAHNRYLHEAYKDILRAEMQKPQVGNEKLQEFMDVLWRKNAVIGSGSTAAAVRFTKLTGKLVGGSDHIQKAEQAIVFLSKWIRNNPEAATSDRLAAENVIRDLQNSLEGKP, encoded by the coding sequence TTGAGTACCACTGCGGCCGTGGCGGCGCCCTCGGCGGCGGCCGCCGAGGCTCAGCCTCCCCTCAGCGAACGCGCCAGAGCGGTCGAGGCCTGGCGGACAGGAGGCCGGGCCACGAGGGAAGCCGCCGAGCGGGCCCTGACCGGCTCCGACGCGGACATCACGGCGTTTCTCGGCGAAGGCCGGCGGCTCGCAGCCGAGGAGGACGACCGGCTGACGGTGCTGCGCATGCTGAACTCCAGCGGCAAGGGTGTGCGCGACGCCGCTCAGGAGGCGCTGAAGACGCCTGAAGCCACCCGGGAATTTCTGGCCTCGGGCATTCGGAAGCCCTTCGCGGATGACCAGCGGGTCGCCGTGCTGCAAGCCATGAACGACGGCGCCAAGGCGGTGAAGGAGGCCGGGCAGAAGGCTCTCGACGACGGTTCCGCCGATGCGCTCGCGGGGTTCCTGGCATCCGGGCAGTACAAGGCCCAGCGTGAGGACGACCGGGTCGAGACTCTGAAGATCCTGAACGACGGCGGACCCGAGGTGAAGAAGGCCGCCCAGGCGGCGCTGGGCGGCTCGGCCGAGGACATCAAGGAATTTCTGGACAACGGTCAGCACGTGGCGCGCTCTCGCGACCAAGAGACACTGACCGTGACTCAGCTCGCGGACGCGGCCGCGGAAGCCGGCAAGCGGGCCAAGCGGGAAACCGACGCCGCCAAGGAAGCCGCCTCCCGCGCCGAGGACGCCGCGCGCCAGGCCAAGGAGGCCGCACAGCGCGCGGCCAGGGAAACCGCCGCGGCCAAGGACGATTCCCAGCGCGCGGCGGGAGCCGCGGGCCGGGCGGCGGACGCGGCGGACGCGGCCGCGAGTGCGTCACGCACCGCCATTCAGGCGGCCAACACCGCCACTTCCGCGGCCCGCACAGCTGCGAACGCCGCTTCCGCCGCGGCCTCGGCAGCAGCCGCTGCCGGGCAGGCGGCATCGCGCGCCTACCAGTCGGCGAACGCCGCGGCCCAGGACGCGAGCCAGGCGTCGGCCGCCCGAAAGGCGGCCCAGGACGCCCGTGCCGCCGCGTCCGGCGCACGCACCGCTGCGGATGCCGCGCTCAACGCGATGAAGGCCGTCTTCAACGCCGTCAACTCCGCGCAGTCGGCGGCCAGCGCCGGTACCCACGCGGCAGCGGCAGCGACGGCCGCGGCCGAGGCAGGGGCCTATTCGGCGACGGCCGGCGCGGAGGCACACCGCGCGGCGGTGGCCGCGGTCAGGGCCCGCCGGGCAGCCGCCACCGCGACCCGGGCCGCCAACGCGGCCGAAACGCTTGCCAATACAGCCGCCGCGGCGGCGAAGGAAGCCAACACTGCCGCGGACAGCGCCGCCAAACACGCCGATGCGGCCGCCGACGCGGCCGAGGACGCCGCACAGCATGCCGGCCAGGCCGACCGCTGGGCCGACAAGGCCAAGAAGTGCGCCACCGCGGCGATCAGCGCGGCCAACGACGCCGTCAAGGCGGCGCAGCAGGCCCGCACGGTCGAGCAGACCGCACGCAAGGCCGAAGCCGCCGAGCTGGACGCCGACAAGGACCAGGCGGTCCAGGCCGCCGAGGACCTCAAGAACAAGGACAAGGAGCAGGACGAGGACCTGTCCTGGGAGCGGGCCGAATCGGCCCGGCAGGACAAGGAGACCGAACAGCTCCTCGCCGAGGCGACAGCGAAGGACACCGACGCGGGTACGGCCGTCATCAAGGGCCGCCGGGCCGCCATGCGGCTGATGGGCACCGGAGGTCCCTGGACGCAGCAGGCCGCAGCGGATGCGCTGTCCGGTGCCGGCGCCGACGTCCAGCAGTGGCTGCTCGCCGGCCGCAGGATTGCCGCCGAGCAGGACGATCGTGCCCGGGTCGGCCACCTGGCGGACTCGGACAGGCCGAAGGTGAGGAAGGCGGCACTGGTCGCCCTGTCCGGATCGCCCGACGACATCAAGGAGTTCCTCACCACGGGGCAGCACACGGCACAGGCTGACGACTACCGTGTCGAGATCCTGCAGCTGATGAAGGACGGCGGTCCCTCGGTCAACGAGCGGGGCAGCGCAGCCATCGATGCCGGGACCGCCGAGCGGCTGCGGGACTTCCTCGACGTAGGCCAGTACGCGGCTCGCGAGGTGGACGACCGCGCCGAAACCTTACGGATCATGAACCAGGGCGGTGCTCGTGTGAAGGCTGCGGCCGAGGTCGCGCTGGCCGGTCCGCCGTCCATGCTGCGGGACTTCGTCGGGGTCGCCCACTTCAAGGCGGCCAAGCAGGATTTCGACGCCGCTGTCCACGTGGCGGAGGTCAACCGCCTGGTCGCCAACGCACAGCGCTCCGCCGCCACGGCGAAGAAGAATGCCGCACAGGCGGCCGAAGCCGAAGCCAGGGCCCGGCATGCGAAGGACGAGGCGAACAAGTACGCCAAGCAGGCACTGGACTCGGCCACCGAGGCCCAGGGATATGCCGACGACGCGAAGAAGTCGGCGCACGACGCCGATGTGTCCGCCGAGAGCGCTGCCGACTCCGCCCGGTTGGCGAAGCAGGCCGCGGCGTCCGCGGGCAGAGCGGCAGTTGCCGCCACCACTTCCGCCAACCGGGCGTCGTCGTCCGCGGCTCAAGCCCGCACCTACGCGGATCTGGCTTACGCCTCCGCCGAGTCAGCCCGCAAGTCCGCCCGCGACGCGAACAAGGACGCCGCCGAAGCGGCGAAGGCCGCCACGGAAGCTGTCGAAATCGCGGCCGAGAAGTGGCGCAAGGAAGACGCGGAACGGCGCAAGGACACCTCCGAACCCTCCGGCGGCAAGGGCGCCGGGACCGTGGACGCCCTCAAGGATTATGAGAACGGCTCGACGCTGCTGTCCTTCGACGGCACCTGCTACCTCAATGGCGTTCCGCTCCCCGACAAGCTGGGCATCGGCTCCTGCGAGGCGCTTGCCGCGGACTTCGACAGGTGGGTAGGAGACAACGCCGACCACCTCAGGATGGACACCTTCAAGGACCGCGACGACGCCGCCGCTATGCTCCTGGCCGGGTACTGCTCGTGGACGAGCAACAGCATCTTCTCCGACGCGGGCAACAGCGACAAATGCGGCCCGGAGCTGATGAAGCAACTCCAGAACACCCCGGCCGTCGAGCCCTACCTGGAAAACGGCATCGGGTCCGGACTGGCCAAACTGTTCAAGCCGCTCGGCAGGAAGCTCGGTTGGAGGTGGCTGGGAGGGTTCTCCCGTCCGTTGGGCCAGCTGGCGCACAACAGGTATCTTCACGAGGCTTACAAGGACATCCTGCGGGCCGAGATGCAGAAGCCGCAGGTGGGCAACGAAAAACTGCAAGAGTTTATGGATGTACTGTGGCGCAAAAACGCCGTTATCGGCAGTGGGAGCACCGCAGCTGCCGTCCGGTTCACCAAGCTCACCGGGAAACTCGTGGGCGGGTCGGACCACATACAGAAGGCTGAGCAAGCCATCGTATTCCTGAGCAAATGGATCCGAAATAATCCCGAAGCGGCGACATCCGACCGCCTTGCCGCGGAAAATGTGATCCGCGATCTGCAGAATTCTTTGGAGGGCAAGCCCTGA
- a CDS encoding HipA family kinase, whose translation MLTEVTATRYVTPLREGGSLPGIVEGDDLGTYVMKFTGAGQGRKTLVAEVICGELGRRLGLRVPELVPMQLDPVIGLGEPDQEVQELLKASGGLNLGMDYLPGALGFDPLAFEVSAREAGRVVWFDALINNVDRSWRNPNLLVWHGELWLIDHGAAMIWHHNWPSAHKASARPYNASDHVLATFGPDIAAAAEEFVPLITEELLSRVAAEVPDEWLADEPGFDSPDALRQAYVSTLLARAGTISERITLGEPTEDKPSQAPEWLAARLVRRAVK comes from the coding sequence ATGCTGACAGAAGTCACAGCGACTCGCTACGTCACACCCCTGCGTGAGGGCGGCTCGCTCCCGGGAATCGTTGAGGGTGACGATCTCGGTACGTACGTGATGAAGTTCACCGGTGCCGGGCAGGGGCGGAAGACGCTCGTTGCCGAGGTGATCTGCGGAGAGCTGGGCCGGCGGCTCGGGCTGCGGGTGCCGGAGCTGGTGCCGATGCAGCTCGATCCCGTCATCGGGCTGGGGGAGCCGGACCAGGAGGTCCAGGAGCTGCTGAAGGCCAGCGGGGGGCTCAATCTGGGGATGGACTACCTCCCCGGGGCGCTGGGCTTCGATCCGCTCGCCTTCGAGGTGAGTGCGCGCGAGGCGGGCCGGGTGGTGTGGTTCGACGCCCTGATCAACAACGTCGACCGGTCCTGGCGCAATCCCAATCTGCTGGTCTGGCACGGCGAACTGTGGCTGATCGACCATGGTGCGGCGATGATCTGGCACCACAACTGGCCGAGTGCGCACAAGGCTTCGGCCCGGCCGTACAACGCTTCCGACCATGTGCTGGCCACCTTCGGGCCGGATATCGCGGCGGCCGCCGAGGAGTTCGTTCCGCTGATCACCGAGGAGCTGCTGTCCCGGGTCGCGGCCGAGGTGCCGGACGAATGGCTGGCCGACGAGCCCGGCTTCGATTCCCCGGACGCGCTGCGCCAGGCGTATGTGAGCACGCTGCTGGCCCGCGCCGGGACGATCAGCGAACGGATCACCCTCGGGGAGCCCACCGAGGACAAGCCCTCGCAGGCACCGGAATGGCTGGCCGCACGGCTGGTACGGAGGGCAGTGAAGTGA
- a CDS encoding DUF3037 domain-containing protein — MAGRTAGTEGSEVTGLHNGRDVFEYALLKVVPRVERGEMINAGVVVYCHARRFVEARTHLDEARLLALDPTTDVAGVRAALGAVEGICQGGERAGQAAGEDAGRRFRWLMAPRSTIVQPGPVHTGLTADPAAEAERLMELLVR, encoded by the coding sequence ATGGCTGGCCGCACGGCTGGTACGGAGGGCAGTGAAGTGACCGGTCTGCACAACGGGCGCGATGTCTTCGAGTACGCGCTGCTGAAGGTCGTACCCCGGGTCGAGCGTGGCGAGATGATCAATGCCGGGGTGGTCGTGTACTGCCACGCCCGGCGCTTCGTCGAGGCCAGGACCCATTTGGACGAGGCCCGACTACTGGCCCTGGACCCCACGACCGACGTGGCCGGGGTGCGGGCCGCGCTCGGTGCCGTCGAGGGCATCTGCCAGGGCGGCGAGCGGGCCGGACAGGCGGCGGGGGAGGACGCGGGACGCCGTTTCCGCTGGCTGATGGCGCCGCGCAGCACCATCGTCCAGCCGGGCCCGGTGCACACCGGCCTGACCGCCGACCCCGCTGCCGAGGCCGAGCGGCTGATGGAGCTGTTGGTGCGCTGA
- a CDS encoding UDP-glucose/GDP-mannose dehydrogenase family protein, which produces MRVSVIGCGHLGIPHAAAMAELGHEVIGVDVDQAKVDRLNAGECPIYEIGLPELLARHTASGRLRFTTDIREASDFAELHFIGVGTPIDADGRSYDTAQVYGAIRQLAPHLDRPCTIVGKSTVTVGTTSQVTALAQRLAPAGKSVEVVWNPEFLREGHAVQDTLRPDRLIAGVTTSEGEKAIRAVYAGIIDAGVPIFVTDPQTAELAKGAANTFLGLKISYINAVADMCETAGGDVSQIVDILGIDPRIGSGGMQPGIGYGGGCLPKDVRAFTASARQLGTEQAAALLRAAEVINENRTDVALGLITRALGDRPIKGARLTVWGAAFKPGTNDVRESPALALAHALQQAGATVTIHDPQAVATAMVRNPEFDYTDDLPASLDGADAVVLATEWPEYRHTDPQALAGRPANPLLVDCRTTLDPEPWRTAGWTVHQLGRPGK; this is translated from the coding sequence ATGCGCGTTTCCGTGATCGGCTGTGGACACCTCGGCATCCCGCACGCAGCGGCGATGGCCGAACTCGGCCACGAGGTCATTGGCGTAGACGTCGACCAGGCCAAGGTCGACCGGCTCAACGCCGGCGAATGCCCGATCTACGAGATCGGCCTGCCAGAACTGCTCGCCCGCCACACCGCGAGCGGGCGACTGCGGTTCACCACCGACATCCGCGAGGCTTCGGACTTCGCCGAACTCCACTTCATCGGCGTCGGCACCCCCATCGACGCCGACGGCCGCTCCTACGACACCGCACAGGTCTACGGCGCGATCCGCCAACTCGCCCCCCACCTCGACCGACCGTGCACGATCGTCGGGAAGAGCACGGTCACCGTCGGCACCACCAGCCAGGTCACCGCCCTCGCCCAGCGCCTGGCCCCCGCTGGTAAGAGCGTGGAGGTCGTGTGGAACCCAGAGTTCCTGCGCGAAGGACACGCGGTGCAGGACACCCTGCGCCCCGACCGCCTCATCGCCGGTGTCACCACCTCCGAGGGCGAGAAGGCGATCCGCGCCGTGTACGCCGGGATCATCGACGCGGGCGTGCCGATCTTCGTCACCGACCCGCAGACCGCCGAGTTGGCCAAGGGCGCCGCGAACACTTTCCTCGGCTTGAAGATCAGCTACATCAACGCCGTCGCCGACATGTGCGAGACCGCGGGCGGCGACGTCTCCCAGATCGTGGACATCCTCGGCATCGACCCCCGGATCGGCAGCGGCGGCATGCAGCCAGGCATCGGCTACGGCGGCGGCTGCCTCCCCAAGGACGTCCGCGCCTTCACCGCAAGCGCCCGGCAGCTCGGCACCGAGCAGGCCGCTGCCCTCCTGCGCGCCGCCGAGGTGATCAACGAGAACCGCACCGACGTGGCCCTGGGCCTCATCACCCGCGCCCTGGGCGACCGTCCGATCAAGGGCGCCCGGCTCACCGTGTGGGGCGCCGCGTTCAAGCCCGGCACCAACGACGTCCGCGAATCCCCGGCCCTCGCGCTCGCGCATGCCCTCCAGCAGGCCGGCGCGACCGTCACCATCCACGACCCGCAGGCCGTAGCCACCGCGATGGTCCGCAACCCCGAGTTCGACTACACCGACGATCTGCCCGCCTCGCTCGACGGCGCCGATGCCGTTGTCCTGGCCACCGAGTGGCCCGAGTACCGGCACACCGACCCCCAGGCCTTGGCGGGCCGCCCGGCCAACCCCCTGCTCGTCGACTGCCGCACCACCCTCGACCCCGAGCCCTGGCGCACCGCGGGCTGGACCGTCCACCAGCTCGGCCGCCCCGGAAAGTAA
- a CDS encoding trypsin-like serine protease, with product MFGRKPRLAWLTGVLTTGVAAGLLTAAPAHAVVGPAVKDGDFTFTAQLDIGGQRSCTGALVDPQWVITAAQCFADRPDQSTKVEPGAPKLKTVATIGRTDMSGDKGQIADIVELVPHADRDVIMARLAKPVTGITPVTIAADPAAQGETLRVTGYGRTEDEWAPERLHSAEFTVKAADTTSLKIGGTDPANAAICAGDTGGPAFRTVSGRPQLVALTSTSWQAGCFGVDAAETRRDATSTRVDNLNSWVQNVRYRPTFAGAPWVKATHIATGYFTGGSAGGTRHMDMIVRWNDAEVTLYQGSDEKDGRGPFSAEYQLAAPPKPGQTSIWQYVKQFTGAGFGGGTDGLIVRWSDGELTQYTHVDKSGFHAEKQLAKPKNDKWPHAQQIAMGRFTANAQRDDMIVTWDDGRVTLNSDLATNGLNAEKTLMKANTAWKEADQVTAGEFTGKKTADLLVRWSDGAASIYSGVDADGFHGDISVRPRTSFWRNATVVAAGAFAANDRANDVMVRWQSGAVSLYPGVDAAGTHAEIQLVH from the coding sequence ATGTTCGGCAGGAAGCCACGCCTGGCGTGGTTAACCGGAGTCCTCACCACCGGCGTCGCGGCAGGTCTGCTCACCGCCGCACCGGCCCACGCCGTGGTCGGCCCGGCGGTCAAGGACGGTGATTTCACCTTCACCGCGCAGCTCGACATCGGTGGCCAGCGCAGCTGCACCGGAGCGCTGGTCGACCCGCAATGGGTGATAACCGCCGCCCAGTGTTTCGCCGACCGGCCCGATCAGAGCACCAAGGTCGAGCCCGGCGCCCCGAAGCTGAAGACCGTCGCCACCATCGGCCGTACCGATATGAGCGGGGACAAGGGGCAGATCGCGGACATCGTGGAACTCGTGCCCCACGCGGACCGGGATGTCATCATGGCGAGACTGGCCAAGCCGGTCACCGGGATCACACCGGTGACGATCGCGGCCGATCCCGCCGCGCAGGGCGAGACATTGCGGGTCACTGGATACGGGCGCACCGAGGACGAATGGGCACCCGAGCGCCTGCACTCCGCCGAGTTCACCGTGAAGGCGGCGGACACCACCTCGTTGAAGATCGGCGGGACGGATCCCGCCAATGCCGCCATCTGCGCGGGCGACACCGGCGGCCCCGCTTTCCGGACGGTGTCGGGACGGCCGCAGCTGGTCGCCCTCACCAGCACATCCTGGCAGGCGGGCTGCTTCGGCGTCGACGCGGCTGAGACGCGCAGGGACGCGACCAGCACCCGCGTGGACAATCTGAACTCCTGGGTACAGAACGTCCGCTACCGTCCTACCTTCGCCGGCGCACCATGGGTGAAGGCGACTCACATCGCCACGGGGTACTTCACCGGCGGCTCGGCCGGCGGTACCCGACACATGGACATGATCGTGCGCTGGAACGACGCGGAGGTCACCCTCTACCAGGGCTCCGACGAGAAGGACGGCCGAGGCCCCTTCTCCGCCGAGTACCAGCTGGCGGCCCCGCCGAAGCCGGGCCAGACCAGCATCTGGCAGTACGTCAAACAGTTCACCGGTGCGGGCTTTGGCGGCGGCACGGACGGGCTGATCGTGCGCTGGAGCGACGGGGAACTGACGCAGTACACCCACGTCGACAAGAGCGGCTTCCACGCGGAGAAGCAGCTCGCCAAGCCGAAGAACGACAAGTGGCCGCACGCCCAGCAGATCGCCATGGGCAGATTCACGGCCAACGCCCAGCGTGACGACATGATCGTCACCTGGGACGACGGCCGGGTCACGCTCAACAGCGACCTCGCCACCAATGGCCTGAACGCCGAGAAGACGCTGATGAAGGCGAACACGGCCTGGAAGGAAGCGGATCAGGTCACAGCGGGCGAGTTCACCGGCAAGAAGACGGCGGACCTGCTCGTGCGGTGGTCGGACGGTGCGGCGAGCATCTATTCGGGCGTCGACGCCGATGGCTTCCACGGCGACATCAGCGTCCGCCCGCGGACGTCCTTCTGGAGGAACGCGACTGTGGTAGCCGCCGGGGCCTTCGCCGCCAACGACCGGGCCAACGACGTCATGGTGCGGTGGCAGAGCGGCGCGGTCAGTCTCTATCCGGGCGTGGACGCCGCAGGTACGCACGCCGAGATCCAGCTCGTCCACTGA
- a CDS encoding ferrous iron transport protein A, with the protein MSHEVPPSFSGADRDGDTDVSWPVGAMSPGTRVTVVQDPSWAGPWQAEFQGVIDDFQPPMPVGHAMAHSGELSYWVVFDGPEYDSDGCGPFYKAQIWGRYLKPVTP; encoded by the coding sequence ATGAGCCATGAAGTACCGCCGAGCTTCTCGGGCGCAGACCGCGATGGCGACACGGATGTTTCGTGGCCAGTGGGCGCCATGTCGCCGGGCACGAGGGTCACCGTTGTTCAGGACCCGTCCTGGGCCGGTCCATGGCAGGCCGAGTTCCAGGGTGTGATCGACGATTTCCAGCCACCCATGCCTGTCGGCCATGCGATGGCGCACAGCGGCGAGTTGTCCTACTGGGTCGTCTTCGACGGCCCTGAGTATGACAGTGACGGCTGCGGCCCGTTCTACAAGGCCCAGATTTGGGGCCGCTATCTGAAACCGGTCACACCATAA